TACACAGCATGGCAACATAGCAAGTACAGGAAAGCTTACACTATGTCAGTAATTGAGCCTTCGCTATCAAAAAACTATTGCTTTATTATACCTTGTTACAATCATAGTGATGCTTTACCGCGTGTTTTACAAAATATTGAACATTATCAATTGACTTGTTTTCTAATTGATGATGGTAGCTCGTATGAACATGCACAAAAACTGACAGAAATAGCAAAACAATATGCATGGGTCAATTTAGTGCGTTTAACTAAAAATGAAGGTAAAGGTGCGGCAGTAATGTGTGGTTTTAGTCACGCATTAGATCATGGTTTTGCTTATGCCATTCAGATAGATGCTGATGGCCAACATGATAGCCAAATTGTCAAACAGCTTATTGAACAATCACAATTAAATCCCAACACTTTAATATCTGGTTGTCCTATCTATGATGATTCAGTTCCTAAACACCGACTTATTGCGCGATATATTACCCATTTTTGGGTATGGATTGAAACCTTAAGTTTTAATATTAAGGACAGCATGTGTGGGCTTCGTGTCTATCCATTAAAACAGACTTGTCACCTCATCAGTCAACAACAAATTGGTAAAAAAATGGATTTTGACACCGACATAATGGTTCGATTATATTGGCAAGGTACTGATTCTATTTTTGTACCAACACATGTCACTTATCCCGCTGATGGTGTTTCTCACTTTAACGCATTCAAAGATAACCTATTAATTACTTGGATGCATACTCGACTATTTTTTGGCATGTTGCCACGAATTCCAGCATTAATAAAACAAAACCGACGTAAGAAAAATAAAGATAGTCACTGGTCTCAAACTGACGAACGCAAAGGTTTAATGGGGATCAAGTTAATTTTAATGCTTTATCGCCTTCTAGGAAGACGTGTTGCTCAAATGTTCATGTTCCCAGTTATCAGTTATTTCTGGTTAACAGGGAAAAAACAACGACAAGCATCCAAAGCATATTTAGAAAAAATCCTTAAACAATATCCTAATGTGCCATTGATTGAAAAGAAAAAATTAACCTCTTTCCGACACTTTCAACAATTTGGTGAGTCACTGTTAGATAAACTAGCCAGTTGGCAAGGCGATATTAAGCTTGATGATATCTATTCACCAAACAAAAGCGAATATTTAAGACTAATTTCTGAGAAAAAGGGGATTATCTTAATTTGTTCACATTTAGGTGATATTGAAATGTGTCGAGCACTAGCAGAATTATCCCATAATGTGACAATAAATGCTTTAGTGCATAAAGGTAATGCTGTACGATTTAACAAAGTATTAAAACAGGTTAATCAAAATTCAATAATCAATCTAATAGAAGTTGCTACATTAGGAGCAGATACTGCCATAATACTACAACAAAAGCTAGAAGCTGGTGAATGGGTAGCTATCATTGCTGACAGAACATCAATTAATCCTTACCAAAGAGTGCCAGAAAATGCTATTGTTTGGGCCAATTTCCTTGGTAAACCTGCACCTTTTCCTAAAGGGCCATTTATACTATCTTCTGCATTAAAGTTCCCGGTTTACTTTTGTTGGGGATTAAAACCCAATGGTCGATTCCAAATATATCTAGAACATTTTACTGATGAGCTAAAGTTATCTAGAAAAAATAGACAAGCGGAACTAGAACAAACCATTGAGTATTATGCCAATCGATTAGAATATTATTGTTTACAATCACCACTTGATTGGTTCAATTTTTTCGATTTTTGGCAATTTAATCCACCTGAAATAACGAATAATAAAAATGAATAATTTTAATCACTGTCATATCACCATCGACTATAAACCATCTTTCCATGACACAGACGCCATGGGCGTGGTTTGGCATGGTAATTATCTTAAATTTTTTGAAAAAGCTCGCGAAGCATTATTTCGAAAATTTAATTATGGTTATAAAGAAATGGTTGACTCGGGTTATATTTGGCCTATTGTCGATGCAAGAATAAAATATACAGCCCCCGCCCTTGCAGAACAAACTTTAGAAATCTTTGCCAAACTAGAAGAATATGAGCATCGCATAAAAATTAGCTACCTAATAAAAGATAAAAAAACTGGTAAAAAAACAACTTCTGGCTACACAACTCAAGTTGCGGTCTCTACAGATACCAAGGAAATGTGTTTTGTTACACCTGATATATTTTTGAATTGCTTTGGATTAATTAAATGAACAAATGCCTAGTTGCTTTCGCAACAACACTATTATTAACTTTCTCAACAATAACGAGTGCAATCACGCTAAGTGATATACAACTGCTATTTAGCAAAAAACAAGTTGTTCGAGCTGATTTTACCCAAGATCGCTATATTAATGGTTTAACCTCACCCATCCATTCAACGGGAAAGATGATAATATCTAAGGAATTAGGTCTATGGTGGCAACAAAATACACCATTTGCTATGACATTGAAAATGAATCAACAGCGAATGGAACAATGCATAGAAGACCAAACTCCAGAAATAATAACTGCAGAAAAACAACCTCAGCTATTTCAGTTCAATCATTTATTAACGGCAATTTTCACTGCAGATAAAGAGATGCTTGAAAATAATTTTGATATAACAGTCACCGAACAAAATAATATTTGGACATTAACGCTAAAACCTAAATTAGCACCGCTAAATAAAATTTTTAAACAAATTATTCTTAGTGGAAAATCCTATTTAGAAAAAGTCACTATTAATGATATGCAAAATGACAAAACAGAGCTTACATTCAAAAATCATAAAACGACAAAATTAAATCAAGATGAACAATTGCTATTCAGATAATCAATTAACATTAAAAAGAAGAGCAATCTTATGGTTGATGATGGTCGCTTGTCTGATTCTTGCTGCTTATTACCTTTTAGCTAATAGTAAAATCAACAGTAGTGTTTTATCTCTATTACCTAAAGAGCAAACCAACAATGTTCCTACTGAACTTATTGATGGTTTTCAAAATCGATTAGATAGGCAACTTGTCTGGTTGATTAAGCCCACTAATGGCGAATTAGAACCAGTTAATTGGTGGTATCAAACCCTAAAAAAACAATCTTTTATTAGCCAAGTAAACGGTTATTTTGATGAAACATTTCAAAAAAATTGGGGAAAATTTGCTTTTCAATATCGTTATCAGCTACTGGACTCAAAAACTAGTGAAAGATTAAAAAATGGCACTCAGCTGAATTGGATAAAAAGCCAGCTATATTCTCCTTTTAGCGGAATAAGTGCAACTGAATTGGAAAATGATCCATTATTATTAACTCGTTCATCTCAATTAAATCAACTGGCTAACTCAGGTGGGTTGACCATTCAAAATAATTGGTTATCTGGACAAGATGACCAAGGCAATCAATGGTACATGATTTTTGCTGAGTTAAATAATTCATCATTTAACATGAGCCAATCTCACCAAATTACCACACAATTAAATGAACTTACCAAACAATTACATGAAAAGTGGCCAAATGTTGAAATTTTAAAACGAGGCGTGCTTTTTTATAGTGATTACGCAAGCAGTGAAGCTATAGATGATATAACAACCATCGGTAGCTTATCAATTATAGGCATTATCATATTGATAATTAGTGTATTTCGATCGATAAGACCAATTATTTTATCGATACTATCAATTTTTGTTGGAATTATTTGTGGTTTAGTGGCTGTTTTAAGCCTATTTGGTGAAATTCACATAATGACAATTGTTATGAGTACTAGTGTAATAGGAATAACTGTCGACTATTCACTGCACTACTTAACTGAACGACTGCTACATGGTAATCAAGAATCACCTTATGCAAGTTTAAAAAAACTCATTTCAACTTTGACGTTAGCGTTATGCACAAGTTTTATTGCTTATCTAATCTTATTAATTGCGCCGTTCCCGGGCTTAAAGCAATTATCAATATTTGCAGTTTTTGGTCTACTCGGTGCTTTTTTAACTGTAATATGCTGGTATCCTCTGCTGGTTAACAAATTACCAGTACGTGAAGATGTTGGTTATAAGTTACTAAGTAGCTGGCTAAATTTATGGAAAAATAAACAGATGCAATTGATAATGGTATCAATCGCTCTATTATTTATCGGTTATGGGTTTATTAATTTAAAAGTTGATGACGATATTGCCAAACTACAAGCATTGCCAGAACAATTACAACTACAAGAACAAAAAATTATCAGTATTACCCGTCAAACAACAGATCAAAAATGGTTTGTTGTTTTTGGTGATACAGCTGAACAAACCTTACAACGACTTGAACAATTTTTACCTAAACTTGAACTTGCAAAATCAGAAGGTTATTTTGAACAATATCAGAGCATAAACTTACCTTCATTCCAAAAACAGCAAGAAAATATCGAATTTGTTAAACAATATAGTCCTGAAATTATATCCTCTTTAACACAAATGGGAATTAAGGCTAACTTACCTACTTTTGAACAACCAATTATTACACCAGAACTATGGCAACAAAGTGAACTTAGCCAAGGTCGAAAACTACTTTGGTTAACCTTACCAACGGGAAAAAGCGCGACTTTAATTCCAATAAATGGAATTAAAAATATCATTGAAATAAAAAAATTATCGGAAGTAGATAAAGGAATCTATTGGCTTGATCGCCGTGAAGAATTTAACACTATGTTTGCCCATTACCGAATACAATTATCCCAGCTGATTGCTGGTGCTGTGATTCTTATTTGCTCTTGCTTTATCTTCTATCATCGCAAATATGGTTTAAAAGCTGCATTAAAAAGCACATTACCTACATTATTATCAACAGGTATAGCATTAGCTATTAATGGCATAACCAATCAAACTCTTAATTTATTCTCAATGTTAGCACTAATTCTTGTTATTGGTATTGGTATCGACTATAGTCTATTTTTGAGCAACAATAAAAGCCAAAACCAAAGTGCATTATTAGCAGTAAGCATGGCGGCATTGACTACTATATTATCTTTTGGGTTATTAATAATAAGCCATACCGTTGCCATAAAAGGATTTGGATTAGTATTAACTGGCGGTATTTTTACAGCATTTTTATTTGCACCACTAGTCATCAATAATAGACAAGAAATATTAGGGACAAAAGGATGAAGAAATATTTATATTTAACTTTTTTATTATTAAGTATGTTGATTTCAGCCTGCTCGTCCCAACCTAAATCAGAAGCTTGGTTAACCAAAGAAACCAAAGTTAACTTGCCTAAGATAAATCTAACTCAAGACTATCACGATCAACAACTATTAACCTTTAAATATAACAATCAAGAAAACTCGGTAATAGTAATCGTTGATATCAAAGATAACCAATTGAAAGTAATTGGGTTATCCACTATAGGTATTCGTTTGTTTGAAATTGAATACGACGGTAGTAAAGTTAAAGCAAAACAACATATATTTGTTAAGCAACTTCCCCCTCCTGAGCAAGTATTATCAGACATAATGCTAAGCATATTACCAACAATTTCATGGCAAAACGTATTACCGGCGAATTGGCAACTCATTGATAACGACTTATTTAGGACCCTTGTCAATGATAAAAAACAAACAATCATTAAGATAACTTATAACCAAAAATCTTCAACAGACATTAGAAAACCAATTAAAATTCAACATGCTATATTTGGTTATCAAATTACAATTAAGAGTATGGAATAGATGATTTATGTTGCTGCGCTTGGCGCGATAAACACATTAGGACACGACAAACAACAGATAATCGATAATTTATCCCAAAATTATTGTGCAAAGCACTACTTGACTCAAGAAAAGGGTTGGTTATTAAATGGCCAAAATACTTGGTTAGGTAAAGTAACGGGGGAGCTTCCCTCCATTCCTCACAATTTGACGCAATATGCGACAAGAAATAATCAATTACTTTATGCTGCATATTTACAAATTAAACAGCAGATACAACAAGTTATCGAAAAATATGGACCAAAAAGAATTGCGGTTATAATGGGTACTAGTACTTCTGGAATACACGAAGGCGACGTTAACATTGAGCACTATTTAAAGACACATCATTGTCAACCCCATTTCTATTATCACCAACAAGAACTTGGTAATCCATCGTGTTTTTTAACAAAATTACTCAATTTACAAGGTCCTAGCTATACCATTTCCACTGCTTGTACATCTAGTGCAAAAGCCGTAATAAGTGGCCAACGACTAATTGAATCAGGATTAGTTGATGCTGCCATTGTCGGTGGTGCTGACAGTTTAAGCAGAATGCCAATAAATGGTTTTAATGCGCTTGAAGCACTATCGAATAATCCCTGTATGCCATTTGCACAAGACCGTAACGGCATAAACATTGGTGAAGCCAGTGGATTGATGTTAATAACTAAAGAAGAATCAAGTGATATTGCATTATTAGGTGTAGGTGAATCATCCGATGCTTATCATATCTCCTCCCCTCATCCAGAAGGAATAGGAGCACAAGTTGCGATGGAAATGGCATTAGAAAATGCAAACTTAAAACCAAATCAGATTGGCTATCTTAATTTACATGGCACGGCAACGGTGCTTAACGACCAAGCTGAAAGTAGAGCTGTTTATCGATTATTTGAGCAAAACTTACCTTATTGTAGTTCAACAAAACATTTAACAGGACATACATTAGGTAGCGCAGCTATTACTGAATTGGCAATTAGTTACTTATTACTTAAACAAAATATTAATTTACCACAGCAAGATTTTTCAGTATCACCTTATGATAAAAATCTAGATAAAATTAATATTGTTACAGAAAAAATGATGCTACAAACACCAATCATTATGTCAAACTCTTTTGCTTTTGGTGGCAATAATGCATCTCTTATTATTGGAAAAGTATAATGCAATATCAATCAGCAAGTTACTATTTGCCACACAGAACTCCCATGATCATGATTGAGAAAGTTCATTTAGTCGATGAAAAACAATGCATTTGCAGTGTTCAAGTTACCAAAAATGGCATACTTTCTCCATTTTTAACTGATAATTATCAGCTACCCAATTTTTATGCTATCGAATTAATGGCACAAACTATTGGTGTTTGGAATGGATATCATGATTCCAAAAAAAATCACTCACCACAATTAGGCATGTTACTTGGAGGGCGAGCAATAAAAACCAATTTACCTTCATTTGAGCTTAATAGTGAATTAATTATAACCGCCAATTTAGTTCTTTTTGATTCTAAACTAGCTAACTTTGATTGTGATATCAGTATAAATCAACAATGTGTTGCATCAGGTAAATTAAATGTTTATGAACCTGATCCTAGTGAATTAGACCAACTTTTTGGTTCCCAGCGATTAAAAGGATAACAATTATGAGTCGAACAGTACTTGTAACTGGAGCAAGCAAAGGAATTGGTAAAGCAATTGCCTGTAAACTAGCGTCCGACGGTTTTGATATCGTCATACATTATCATAGTGACAAAAAAGGGGCGATTGAAACTCAAAAAATTATCGAACAAACCACCCAAAAAGCTAGACTAATTCAATTTGATGTAAGTAACACTGAGCAATGTCAGCAAATGATAGAAGCAGATACTGAACAATATGGAGCTTATTACGGTGTTGTTAATAATGCAGGTATTATCCGTGATGGTGCTTTCCCTGCTTTAACACAAGATGATTGGAAAGCTGTAATTCATACCGATCTTGATAGTTTTTACAATGTATTACATCCTTGTATTATGCCCATGATTGGACTACGTAATGGTGGAAGAATTATAGTTATATCATCAGTTTCTGGCATCGTTGGAAATCGTGGTCAAGTCAATTACAGCGCGGCCAAAGCAGGCGTAATTGGTGCAACCAAAGCGTTGGCACTTGAATTAGCTAAACGAAAAATTACCGTCAATTGCATTGCCCCGGGTCTAATAGACACGGGTATTTTAGATATGGAACCAATCGCTTTAAAAGAAGCAATGAACATGATCCCTCTTAAACGAATGGGGCACGTTGACGAAGTCGCAGGACTTGCAAGTTATTTAATGTCAGATAATGCGGGATATATAACAAGACAAGTCATTTCTATTAATGGAGGAATGGTATGACAAAACGAGTAGTCATAACTGGCGCAGGTGGCGTCACCGCATTTGGTAATGAATGGGATGATGTTGAGCTCAAACTAAAACAACTTCAAAATGCTGTTCGATATATGCCAGAATGGGAAATTTACGATGGATTGCATACCAAACTTGGTGCCCCAATTGATGATTTTGTTTTACCAGACCACTATACACGGAAAAAAATTCGTTCAATGGGCAGAGTATCATTACTCTCAACCAAAGCAACTGAAATCGCATTAGAAAAGGCAGGATTACTAGATGAACCTGAACTAACTAATGGAGATACAGGTATTGCATTTGGGTCATCAACAGGTAGTACTCAGCCCGTTGCATCATTTGCAACCATGTTAAATGAAAAGCATACTAACAACATCACCGCAACGACCTATATTCAAATGATGCCACATACAACTGCAGTTAATACAGGTTTATTTTTTGGTTTAAAAGGTCGATTAATTACCACATCAAGTGCTTGTACATCTGGAAGTCAAGCTATAGGTTATGCATATGAAGCTATAAAATACGGTATGCAAAAAATCATGGTAGCAGGTGGAGCCGAAGAGTTATGCCCTTCGGAAGCAGCTGTTTTCGATACCTTATTTGCTACGAGCCAACTTAATGACACACCAAAGTTATCACCAAGACCATACGATCGGGATCGCGATGGGTTAGTTATTGGTGAAGGAGCCGGTGCATTAATTTTAGAGGAATATGAACACGCCATGGCTCGAGGAGCAAAAATTTATGGTGAGATTATAGGCTTTAAAACTAACTGTGATGCGAGTCATATTACCCAACCAAGGCAAGAAACAATCCAATATTGCATTGAACAATCACTCAAAGATGCAGGTTTAGATCCAAGCCAAATTGGTTACATCAGTGCTCACGGTACCGCAACTGCTCGTGGAGATATTGCTGAAAGTAATGCTGTTGCCAATATCTACGGTAATAAAACCCCAATATCATCTTTAAAAAGCTATTTTGGTCATACTCTTGGTGCATGTGGCGCGATAGAGGCATGGTTAACATTAGAAATGATGCATACTGGCTGGTTTAATCCAACTATCAACTTAAATAATGTCGATCCTCAATGTGGTGATTTGGATTATATCGTTGGTTCAGGACGAAATTTAGATATTGAATATTTTCAAACTAATAACTTTGCTTTTGG
This Gilliamella sp. ESL0443 DNA region includes the following protein-coding sequences:
- a CDS encoding glycosyltransferase — its product is MSVIEPSLSKNYCFIIPCYNHSDALPRVLQNIEHYQLTCFLIDDGSSYEHAQKLTEIAKQYAWVNLVRLTKNEGKGAAVMCGFSHALDHGFAYAIQIDADGQHDSQIVKQLIEQSQLNPNTLISGCPIYDDSVPKHRLIARYITHFWVWIETLSFNIKDSMCGLRVYPLKQTCHLISQQQIGKKMDFDTDIMVRLYWQGTDSIFVPTHVTYPADGVSHFNAFKDNLLITWMHTRLFFGMLPRIPALIKQNRRKKNKDSHWSQTDERKGLMGIKLILMLYRLLGRRVAQMFMFPVISYFWLTGKKQRQASKAYLEKILKQYPNVPLIEKKKLTSFRHFQQFGESLLDKLASWQGDIKLDDIYSPNKSEYLRLISEKKGIILICSHLGDIEMCRALAELSHNVTINALVHKGNAVRFNKVLKQVNQNSIINLIEVATLGADTAIILQQKLEAGEWVAIIADRTSINPYQRVPENAIVWANFLGKPAPFPKGPFILSSALKFPVYFCWGLKPNGRFQIYLEHFTDELKLSRKNRQAELEQTIEYYANRLEYYCLQSPLDWFNFFDFWQFNPPEITNNKNE
- a CDS encoding thioesterase family protein — protein: MNNFNHCHITIDYKPSFHDTDAMGVVWHGNYLKFFEKAREALFRKFNYGYKEMVDSGYIWPIVDARIKYTAPALAEQTLEIFAKLEEYEHRIKISYLIKDKKTGKKTTSGYTTQVAVSTDTKEMCFVTPDIFLNCFGLIK
- a CDS encoding outer membrane lipoprotein carrier protein LolA, which translates into the protein MNKCLVAFATTLLLTFSTITSAITLSDIQLLFSKKQVVRADFTQDRYINGLTSPIHSTGKMIISKELGLWWQQNTPFAMTLKMNQQRMEQCIEDQTPEIITAEKQPQLFQFNHLLTAIFTADKEMLENNFDITVTEQNNIWTLTLKPKLAPLNKIFKQIILSGKSYLEKVTINDMQNDKTELTFKNHKTTKLNQDEQLLFR
- a CDS encoding MMPL family transporter, producing MNNCYSDNQLTLKRRAILWLMMVACLILAAYYLLANSKINSSVLSLLPKEQTNNVPTELIDGFQNRLDRQLVWLIKPTNGELEPVNWWYQTLKKQSFISQVNGYFDETFQKNWGKFAFQYRYQLLDSKTSERLKNGTQLNWIKSQLYSPFSGISATELENDPLLLTRSSQLNQLANSGGLTIQNNWLSGQDDQGNQWYMIFAELNNSSFNMSQSHQITTQLNELTKQLHEKWPNVEILKRGVLFYSDYASSEAIDDITTIGSLSIIGIIILIISVFRSIRPIILSILSIFVGIICGLVAVLSLFGEIHIMTIVMSTSVIGITVDYSLHYLTERLLHGNQESPYASLKKLISTLTLALCTSFIAYLILLIAPFPGLKQLSIFAVFGLLGAFLTVICWYPLLVNKLPVREDVGYKLLSSWLNLWKNKQMQLIMVSIALLFIGYGFINLKVDDDIAKLQALPEQLQLQEQKIISITRQTTDQKWFVVFGDTAEQTLQRLEQFLPKLELAKSEGYFEQYQSINLPSFQKQQENIEFVKQYSPEIISSLTQMGIKANLPTFEQPIITPELWQQSELSQGRKLLWLTLPTGKSATLIPINGIKNIIEIKKLSEVDKGIYWLDRREEFNTMFAHYRIQLSQLIAGAVILICSCFIFYHRKYGLKAALKSTLPTLLSTGIALAINGITNQTLNLFSMLALILVIGIGIDYSLFLSNNKSQNQSALLAVSMAALTTILSFGLLIISHTVAIKGFGLVLTGGIFTAFLFAPLVINNRQEILGTKG
- a CDS encoding DUF3261 domain-containing protein gives rise to the protein MKKYLYLTFLLLSMLISACSSQPKSEAWLTKETKVNLPKINLTQDYHDQQLLTFKYNNQENSVIVIVDIKDNQLKVIGLSTIGIRLFEIEYDGSKVKAKQHIFVKQLPPPEQVLSDIMLSILPTISWQNVLPANWQLIDNDLFRTLVNDKKQTIIKITYNQKSSTDIRKPIKIQHAIFGYQITIKSME
- a CDS encoding beta-ketoacyl-[acyl-carrier-protein] synthase family protein; translated protein: MIYVAALGAINTLGHDKQQIIDNLSQNYCAKHYLTQEKGWLLNGQNTWLGKVTGELPSIPHNLTQYATRNNQLLYAAYLQIKQQIQQVIEKYGPKRIAVIMGTSTSGIHEGDVNIEHYLKTHHCQPHFYYHQQELGNPSCFLTKLLNLQGPSYTISTACTSSAKAVISGQRLIESGLVDAAIVGGADSLSRMPINGFNALEALSNNPCMPFAQDRNGINIGEASGLMLITKEESSDIALLGVGESSDAYHISSPHPEGIGAQVAMEMALENANLKPNQIGYLNLHGTATVLNDQAESRAVYRLFEQNLPYCSSTKHLTGHTLGSAAITELAISYLLLKQNINLPQQDFSVSPYDKNLDKINIVTEKMMLQTPIIMSNSFAFGGNNASLIIGKV
- a CDS encoding 3-hydroxy-fatty acyl-ACP dehydratase, translated to MQYQSASYYLPHRTPMIMIEKVHLVDEKQCICSVQVTKNGILSPFLTDNYQLPNFYAIELMAQTIGVWNGYHDSKKNHSPQLGMLLGGRAIKTNLPSFELNSELIITANLVLFDSKLANFDCDISINQQCVASGKLNVYEPDPSELDQLFGSQRLKG
- a CDS encoding 3-ketoacyl-ACP reductase FabG2, translated to MSRTVLVTGASKGIGKAIACKLASDGFDIVIHYHSDKKGAIETQKIIEQTTQKARLIQFDVSNTEQCQQMIEADTEQYGAYYGVVNNAGIIRDGAFPALTQDDWKAVIHTDLDSFYNVLHPCIMPMIGLRNGGRIIVISSVSGIVGNRGQVNYSAAKAGVIGATKALALELAKRKITVNCIAPGLIDTGILDMEPIALKEAMNMIPLKRMGHVDEVAGLASYLMSDNAGYITRQVISINGGMV
- a CDS encoding beta-ketoacyl-ACP synthase, yielding MTKRVVITGAGGVTAFGNEWDDVELKLKQLQNAVRYMPEWEIYDGLHTKLGAPIDDFVLPDHYTRKKIRSMGRVSLLSTKATEIALEKAGLLDEPELTNGDTGIAFGSSTGSTQPVASFATMLNEKHTNNITATTYIQMMPHTTAVNTGLFFGLKGRLITTSSACTSGSQAIGYAYEAIKYGMQKIMVAGGAEELCPSEAAVFDTLFATSQLNDTPKLSPRPYDRDRDGLVIGEGAGALILEEYEHAMARGAKIYGEIIGFKTNCDASHITQPRQETIQYCIEQSLKDAGLDPSQIGYISAHGTATARGDIAESNAVANIYGNKTPISSLKSYFGHTLGACGAIEAWLTLEMMHTGWFNPTINLNNVDPQCGDLDYIVGSGRNLDIEYFQTNNFAFGGINTSIVIKRI